In the Leishmania mexicana MHOM/GT/2001/U1103 complete genome, chromosome 31 genome, one interval contains:
- a CDS encoding putative chloride channel protein, with translation MSAAYGDAGASGTFDTPSATLRRPEADAATAAWFHELVKEVEEVGDAEVNRARAPLFEKAHRPHVFTAEERRRMDCYESIDYAEGQSLVHRVSATRQSSTEAKGCLRLLMFVLIGLAVGGWSLLVFQTLDYLAEVKLDAVQGVVRSRNSTYPPFNASRFYMSALLNSGQESGDVGKTAIVLRTLSWSALLHGGVLYTMWGVLMALLSSLCCLVMPSAAGSGIPDVMAYLNGVMFPRIFNIRNLVVKTLSCILAVSAGLPVGTEGPMIHMGSLIGAGLPTGRSRSLGCSATSVFDLFRNPRDQRDFISAGAACGLTSAFSSPLGGMLFVLEEMATHFPARLAWLVFLSCLSCMWIIQTCNSFLSGWHLVNRSAMALGDLREASIAMFYIDTVPENTVSLYTYTFIPTVMVAVLSGPLAVAYTVSSIRFSRWRSRCLFPTTLYRVLEPCVFAFLFSTACYVLPLFTPCVPTPPHVREKKEALHVELFTAFCAQPETTHHPLATLTMTSPYNLLRLLFSRRSAGLFPVWSLLLHLAIYVVGSSYAGGMFISCGTVIPSLLIGAVEGRLIGVLFQRPVWADEGVVALIGAAAYFAGISRLTFALVVVMMELTADVSHITCLMLGILLAKGIADKCCHSFYHASLEVKAVPFLEAQTSMHLLDTYTARDIMTSPVTMLETMDTVLHVVEALTMTRHNAFPVVQVGEADQAYEGMITRAQLQLLLWVVYLREMGDASEVPLDEEGDDDGEADVRDGATDARSGMASEQVDAEDFIQYHVTAAELKRVHEFLFWNRLPSVPMMEHLPLSAIRSYIDLRPYVDNSAPYVQQGVCVSRAYYTFRHLGLRHLPVLDRTQRVVGILTRVSFVGDRLMEKVGAQPAEDFVDTEWRG, from the coding sequence ATGAGCGCAGCGTACGGCGATGCAGGCGCTAGCGGGACGTTCGACACCCCATCTGCTACCCTCCGCAGGCCGGAGGCGGACGCAGCGACGGCCGCCTGGTTCCACGAGCTTGTAaaagaggtggaggaggtcggGGACGCCGAGGTGAATCGCGCTCGAGCGCCTCTGTTTGAGAAGGCGCACCGCCCGCACGTGTTCACAGCAGAGGAGCGACGACGCATGGATTGCTACGAGAGCATCGATTACGCTGAGGGCCAGTCCCTCGTTCACCGCGTCAGTGCCACTCGCCAAAGCAGCACGGAGGCGAAGGGGTGTCTGCGCCTGCTGATGTTCGTCTTGATCGGCCTCGCCGTTGGTGGTTGGTCCCTCTTGGTGTTTCAGACGCTCGACTACCTTGCAGAGGTGAAGCTGGATGCCGTGCAGGGGGTGGTGcgcagccgcaacagcaCTTACCCGCCCTTCAATGCGTCCAGATTCTACATGTCGGCGCTGCTCAACTCTGGTCAAgagagcggcgacgtcggAAAGACTGCGATAGTGCTACGCACGCTATCGTggtcagcgctgctgcacgggGGCGTGCTGTACACGATGTGGGGCGTGCTGATGGCGCTTCTGTCGTCTCTCTGCTGCCTAGTCATGCCaagcgccgctggcagcggtATACCGGATGTGATGGCGTACCTCAACGGCGTCATGTTCCCGCGCATCTTCAACATTCGAAACCTGGTGGTCAAGACGCTCTCGTGCATCCTCGCGGTGAGTGCCGGTTTGCCGGTGGGGACGGAGGGGCCTATGATCCACATGGGCTCGCTCATTGGAGCCGGGCTCCCCAccggccgcagccgctctctggggtgcagcgccacctccgtcTTCGACCTATTTCGCAATCCGCGCGATCAGCGTGACTTCAtctccgccggcgccgcctgtgGCTTGACGAGCGCCTTTTCTAGCCCGCTGGGCGGGATGCTGTTCGTcctggaggagatggcgacTCATTTCCCTGCCCGTCTCGCGTGGCTTGTCTTCCTCTCCTGTCTCTCGTGCATGTGGATCATCCAGACATGCAACTCCTTTTTATCTGGCTGGCACCTTGTCAACCGGTCCGCCATGGCGCTCGGTGATCTGCGCGAGGCGTCCATCGCGATGTTCTACATCGACACCGTGCCAGAGAACACGGTCTCCttgtacacgtacacgttcATCCCTAccgtgatggtggcggtgttgtCTGGCCCCTTGGCAGTGGCTTACACGGTCAGCAGCATCCGCTTCTCCCGCTGGCGCTCGCGCTGCCTCTTCCCCACGACGCTGTACCGTGTGCTGGAGCCGTGCGTGTTCGCATTTCTTTTCTCCACGGCCTGCTACGTGTTGCCCCTCTTCACACCGTGCGTGCCGACCCCACCGCACGTGCGGGAGAAGAAAGAGGCCCTACACGTGGAGCTCTTCACCGCATTCTGCGCACAGCCGGAAACAACCCATCACCCGCTCGCCACCCTCACGATGACCAGTCCTTACAACCTACTGCGCCTCCTGTTCTCGCGCCGCTCGGCGGGGCTCTTCCCGGTATGgtcgctcctcctgcacctcgCGATTTACGTGGTCGGTTCCAGCTACGCTGGTGGCATGTTCATCTCCTGCGGCACGGTCATCCCGTCGCTGCTCATCGGCGCGGTCGAGGGGCGCCTCATCGGCGTTCTTTTTCAGCGCCCGGTGTGGGCAGATGAGGGCGTGGTCGCCCTTATCGGGGCCGCCGCATACTTTGCCGGCATCTCCCGCCTCACCTTCGCCCTTGTCGTCGTCATGATGGAGTTGACGGCGGATGTGTCGCACATCACATGCCTCATGCTAGGTATCCTGCTCGCCAAGGGCATCGCGGACAAGTGCTGCCATTCCTTTTACCACGCCTCGCTGGAGGTGAAGGCGGTCCCCTTCCTCGAGGCACAGACGAGCATGCACCTACTCGACACATACACGGCTCGCGACATCATGACAAGCCCGGTTACCATGCTGGAGACGATGGACACCGTTCTGCACGTGGTCGAGGCGCTGACCATGACACGGCACAACGCCTTCCCTGTCGTGCAAGTCGGTGAGGCGGACCAAGCCTATGAGGGCATGatcacgcgcgcgcagcttcagctgctgctctgggTCGTGTACCTGCGCGAGATGGGTGATGCCTCCGAAGTACCCCTCGACGAGGAAGGTGATGACGATGGCGAGGCAGACGTCCGCGACGGCGCGACTGATGCGCGGAGCGGGATGGCGTCGGAGCAGGTCGACGCCGAGGACTTCATTCAATACCACGTCACGGCAGCGGAGCTGAAGCGCGTGCACGAGTTTCTTTTCTGGAACCGCCTGCCGAGCGTTCCCATGATGGAGCACCTGCCGCTGTCTGCCATCCGCTCATACATCGACCTTCGCCCGTACGTGGACAACAGTGCACCGTACGTGCAACaaggcgtgtgcgtctcgAGGGCGTACTACACCTTTCGCCATCTGGGACTGCGCCACCTGCCGGTGCTTGATCGGACACAGCGGGTGGTCGGGATACTGACCAGGGTGAGCTTTGTGGGCGATCGACTCATGGAGAAGGTCGGCGCACAACCCGCTGAGGACTTCGTCGACACCGAATGGAGAGGGTGA